The following coding sequences lie in one Arachis ipaensis cultivar K30076 chromosome B03, Araip1.1, whole genome shotgun sequence genomic window:
- the LOC107634567 gene encoding uncharacterized protein LOC107634567, which yields MPATTENNHNQGSFLGRISIRRNQVMSMSMDGIHDTECEEMELFQRHVAERFAELLSCTDEPEAFMSIGWLRKLLDEFLCCEAEFKAVILMGRDPFQIAKPPLDKLLPELLDRIIKSLDVCNAVSLGIDSLRNIQRLAEIVLSALDQTLIGDGQVRRAKKALSTLLSAMLHEDKDGGITKGTERNRSFGRRGNKDKDRSAAAPFRSLSWTMPKNWSAAKQIHAMSSNLAAPRGNESSGLALPVFIMNTVLVFILWTLVAALPCQERSGLGTHFQMPRNLSWAQPITALQERISEEWKKKEKKGTVGLLEEMQKMEKIAQWLLDFADSFQFPAEADKLEEVKAQVEELADICRKMEEGLEPLQLQIREVFHRVVRTRTEFLHVLDQAAKLNIPTS from the coding sequence ATGCCTGCGACGACAGAGAACAACCACAACCAGGGATCGTTCCTGGGGAGAATAAGCATCAGAAGGAACCAGGTGATGTCGATGTCAATGGACGGCATCCACGACACGGAGTGTGAGGAGATGGAGCTATTTCAGAGGCACGTGGCAGAGAGATTCGCAGAGCTGCTGTCGTGCACAGATGAACCGGAGGCATTCATGTCCATCGGGTGGCTGAGGAAGCTTCTAGACGAGTTTTTGTGTTGTGAGGCAGAGTTCAAGGCTGTAATCCTCATGGGAAGGGACCCATTCCAGATCGCCAAGCCACCTCTCGACAAGCTCCTCCCTGAGCTCCTTGACCGCATCATCAAGTCTCTCGATGTCTGCAATGCCGTCTCCCTCGGAATTGATTCCCTCAGGAACATCCAACGCCTCGCCGAAATCGTCCTCTCTGCCCTCGACCAGACCCTCATCGGAGACGGCCAGGTCCGCCGTGCAAAGAAGGCCCTCTCCACCCTCCTCAGCGCCATGCTCCACGAGGACAAGGACGGCGGCATCACCAAGGGCACCGAGCGCAACCGCTCATTCGGCCGTCGCGGCAACAAGGACAAAGACCGCTCTGCCGCTGCCCCCTTCCGCTCCCTCTCTTGGACCATGCCCAAAAACTGGTCTGCTGCCAAGCAAATTCACGCCATGTCATCCAACCTGGCAGCTCCACGTGGCAATGAGTCGTCTGGCCTTGCCCTCCCTGTTTTTATAATGAACACCGTTTTGGTTTTCATTCTGTGGACATTGGTTGCAGCGCTTCCATGCCAGGAGAGGAGTGGGCTTGGGACCCACTTCCAGATGCCTAGGAATTTGAGCTGGGCCCAGCCCATCACTGCACTTCAGGAGAGGATCTCCGAGGagtggaagaagaaggagaagaaaggtACGGTGGGGCTATTGGAGGAGATGCAGAAGATGGAGAAGATTGCACAATGGCTCCTTGATTTTGCAGACTCATTCCAGTTCCCTGCCGAGGCTGACAAATTGGAGGAAGTTAAGGCACAAGTGGAGGAGTTGGCTGATATATGCCGGAAGATGGAGGAAGGGTTGGAGCCATTGCAGCTGCAGATTAGAGAGGTCTTCCATAGAGTTGTCAGGACCAGAACTGAGTTCCTTCATGTGTTGGACCAAGCTGCCAAATTGAATATACCCACTTCCTAA